The Bacillota bacterium DNA segment TTCAATATGATGGATGCTTCAGCATCACTTTCATCTTGAAGGATTATGGATAGTATTTCTATCATGAATTGAGCTTTTTCAATTATTTTTGCACTCGACTTGACATAAGCAATTACTTTGCATAATTCCCTACGCCACCTTTTCCGCTGGTGACCGCGATCACGCGGGTGCGTCGGCCAGAGTTGGTCAGCGACCAGGGAGTGGCCAGGGTTAAACCAGGTTGTGGACTGAAACATCTGTCAATGACTTCGGAATAAAATGTAGTGCCCGGATTAATAATGACCTTGAGCAGGGTCCCTACTCCCAGTAGAACCAGCTTACCGTCTTGATAGGGCATGCTAGTTCTCAGGTGACGCTCGGTTATGTCTATCACTTGAGTCTCGTAGGTACTCTTGTAGAGAACTGAGCGAGGCTCGAGATAAATGATCTGGCCTTTGTGGATACTGAGGTTACGTTCCATTAACTGCTCCTCGCGCTGCACATTGAATATTTGTGCTCATGAGTCGGTTCACTAATACTATTTTTCGACCCCCAAGGCATTTTTCCTGCAAATTGTTACTAATTCCCACCCTTGACAACAGAGGAAAATAACTGTTTATTTTTAAGAAGTTTCTGGTATAATAGTTCATGTATGCAATCAGACAGGTTAAATAAATGAAGTAAGGAGAGGATGACAGATGCTGCCAACCCCCACCAAGTTTTTTGTCACAGCGGCCAGTGCTGAAGGAGAAAGTAAATTAACTGCATTTGACAAAGCGTTGCTCAAGGCCAGGATTGGTAATGTCAACCTGCTGCGGATCAGCAGTATTCTGCCCCCCAAGGCCGAATATGTACCCGATCTGACTATCCCTCCCGGTTCGTTGGTACCGACTGCCTATGGCTCAATCGTCAGCGATGTTCCGGGGGAAATCATCTCGGCGGCGGTTGGGGTAGGAATTTCTGAAGATTCGTTTGGCGTGATCATGGAGTTCTCTGGCCGCTGCCGGAAGGAAGAAGCAGAAAAGGCAATTGAACAAATGGTCAGAGAGGCTTTTTCTGTTCGCAACATGCCTCTGGCGGACCTGAAGATAGCGGTGGTTGAACACAAAGTGGAGAAGATCGGCTGCGCGTTTGCGGCAGTACCGCTCTGGTATTAAAGATGCACATG contains these protein-coding regions:
- a CDS encoding arginine decarboxylase, pyruvoyl-dependent; translation: MLPTPTKFFVTAASAEGESKLTAFDKALLKARIGNVNLLRISSILPPKAEYVPDLTIPPGSLVPTAYGSIVSDVPGEIISAAVGVGISEDSFGVIMEFSGRCRKEEAEKAIEQMVREAFSVRNMPLADLKIAVVEHKVEKIGCAFAAVPLWY